DNA from Massilia antarctica:
TCATTATCATGACGGCGCGCGCCGCACTGGAAGAGCGCATCGCGGGGCTCGACGGCGGTGCTGACGATTTCATCGTCAAGCCTTTCGCCACCGTGGAACTGGCCTCGCGCATGCGCGCCGTGCTGCGCCGCTATGCTCAGCAGTCCAGGCAAGTGTGGACCATCGGCGACCTGGAGCTGGAGCCGAAGTCCCATCTGGCGCGGCTGGCCGGCAGTCCCGTCGATTTGTCGCCCCGCGAATTTCAGCTGATGCTGGAACTGGCGCGCGAACCGGGCGTGGTGGTATCGAAGAGCGTGCTGTCCGAGCGCCTCGAACCGCTCGGCGAGCCGGTCAACTTTGGTGCGATCGACGTCCATATTTTTAACTTGCGCGGCAAGATAGGCGGCCATCGGATTCGCACCGTGCGCGGGGTTGGCTATATGCTGGTCCGATGCTGAATTTTCTGCGCCCCACCTTGGTCAGGCGCGTCGTTCTGGCCCTGACGATGGCGTTTTTTATCGCCTGGATGTTGTTGTTGGCGGTGATGTACATCGGCGCGACCGATCCGGCCGTCGAGGACAAGGGCATCGGGGATGTGGGACGGGGACTGGTCGCAGCGCTGGCGCGGCTCGACGATGCGGGACAAGCGCGCGCCGTCGCCGCGGCCACGTCGGAGCAGATCGACCTGCTCTACCGCGCCAACCAGATTCCCGCGCTGATGCTGATCCAGCTGAACGATCAGGATGGAAGGCGCCTGTATTCATCTCCCGCGGCCGGCACCGCACTGCTGGCCGGCGACACAAGCGCGATGACCACGGCGCTTGTGAATGGCAGGTCGTTCCGGGTATTCAAGGGCACGGCCAGGCGCTGGCAGGTCGCGGTGGCGGGGTCGCGGGTTGACGACAAATTCTTGCTGCTCTCGCTCGGGCACGACCTGGTCGTTTACCTGCTGATTGCCTTTCCCTGCTTTCTGCTGCCGGTCTGGATCGCCGTCTCGCGCGGCATGCGCCCGCTGAAACAAATGAGCAAACGGATCGCCGCGCGCGGCATCGACGACATGTCGCCCACCGGCGTCGATCCGAAGTATGCCGAGCTGACGCCTCTGGCCGGGGCGCTGGAGCGCCTGCTTGCGCAACTGCGCGAGAAAATCGCCCGCGAACATGGCTTCGTCCAGGATGCGGCGCATGAACTGCGCACGCCGATGGCGGTCATTTCGGCCCAAGCCCACGTACTGGCCATCGAGCCCGAAGCGGAGGATCGCTACGAGGCGCAGCGCCATCTCGATCATGCGATTGCCCGCGCCTCGCACCTGATTGCGCAGTTGCTGCAACTGGCGCGGGTGGACAGCACACGCACGGGCGACACGAGTACCATCGACGTCGCCCATCTGGTGCGCGACGAACTGGCGCGCGCGGCGCCGGCGGCGATGGACAATGGCATCGAACTGGCGTTGGAAGCGCCCGAGCGTTTGCCGTTCGCACTGGAGGTGCACGCGTTTCAATCGATCCTCAACAACCTGCTCGATAACGCGCTGCGCCATGCGCGTGCCGGCACCAATATCGTGGTCGAACTGGATCAGGAAAACGGCTATCTGACGCTCGCCGTTGCCGACGACGGTCCGGGGATTGCGGAGCAGGACCGGGCGCATGTGTTCGAGCGCTTTTACCGCGCCAGGTCGCAGGACGCGAGCGGCTCGGGCCTCGGGCTGGCAATCGTCAAACAGGCTGCCTTGCGGATGAACGGCACGGTGACCTTGGCGCCAGGTCCAGGCGGGCGCGGTTGCCGTTTCGTGGTTCGGATCGCGGCACCGCGCTGACGATCCTGCGGCAACCGGGGCCGGCGCGTGCGCGCCTCATTTATTGCAACAATAAATCTTCGGGCCGTGCCTGCGAGATGGCGTTTTGCAGGGCCGACACCGAGGCGCGAATATCCCGGCCGGTGTAGATCGGCGCGCACTTGTCGGCATATGAGAGGATCTCG
Protein-coding regions in this window:
- a CDS encoding response regulator, translating into MHILIIEDDLDLGRALQKALKLEGFSSEWLRRAADAPRSFEGLHYACILLDLSLPDGDGQALLTRWRREGVAIPIIIMTARAALEERIAGLDGGADDFIVKPFATVELASRMRAVLRRYAQQSRQVWTIGDLELEPKSHLARLAGSPVDLSPREFQLMLELAREPGVVVSKSVLSERLEPLGEPVNFGAIDVHIFNLRGKIGGHRIRTVRGVGYMLVRC
- a CDS encoding sensor histidine kinase, whose amino-acid sequence is MLNFLRPTLVRRVVLALTMAFFIAWMLLLAVMYIGATDPAVEDKGIGDVGRGLVAALARLDDAGQARAVAAATSEQIDLLYRANQIPALMLIQLNDQDGRRLYSSPAAGTALLAGDTSAMTTALVNGRSFRVFKGTARRWQVAVAGSRVDDKFLLLSLGHDLVVYLLIAFPCFLLPVWIAVSRGMRPLKQMSKRIAARGIDDMSPTGVDPKYAELTPLAGALERLLAQLREKIAREHGFVQDAAHELRTPMAVISAQAHVLAIEPEAEDRYEAQRHLDHAIARASHLIAQLLQLARVDSTRTGDTSTIDVAHLVRDELARAAPAAMDNGIELALEAPERLPFALEVHAFQSILNNLLDNALRHARAGTNIVVELDQENGYLTLAVADDGPGIAEQDRAHVFERFYRARSQDASGSGLGLAIVKQAALRMNGTVTLAPGPGGRGCRFVVRIAAPR